The proteins below come from a single Halobacteriovorax sp. GB3 genomic window:
- the rplD gene encoding 50S ribosomal protein L4 — MTDITVLNTKLEASGKLSTEVALTAEDINVPVVHQVVKATLAGRRQGNACTKGRSQVSGGGAKPFKQKGTGRARQGSTRSSLMVGGGTVFGPTPRDYTQKVNKKVAAKAIQSVLADKLQAGKLTVVEKLESNGKTKEMYNLLNGKGLLPALVVTANKDDLALRAAKNLKQGKGMAVEGFSVYEAVKFENLVIEKEALETLLNKLV; from the coding sequence ATGACTGATATTACAGTATTAAATACAAAGTTAGAGGCTTCAGGGAAATTATCTACTGAAGTTGCACTAACTGCTGAAGATATCAACGTTCCTGTAGTTCACCAGGTAGTTAAAGCTACATTAGCTGGTAGAAGACAAGGAAACGCTTGTACAAAAGGTAGATCTCAAGTAAGCGGTGGTGGTGCTAAGCCATTTAAGCAAAAGGGAACAGGCCGTGCAAGACAAGGTTCAACAAGATCATCTCTGATGGTTGGCGGTGGAACTGTCTTTGGTCCAACTCCGAGAGATTACACTCAAAAAGTTAACAAAAAAGTTGCTGCTAAAGCTATTCAATCTGTTCTTGCAGATAAGCTTCAAGCAGGGAAACTTACTGTTGTTGAAAAACTAGAAAGCAATGGTAAGACAAAAGAAATGTATAACCTATTAAACGGGAAAGGGCTTCTTCCTGCATTGGTTGTAACAGCAAACAAAGATGACCTAGCGCTAAGAGCTGCTAAAAACCTTAAACAAGGTAAAGGCATGGCGGTTGAAGGTTTCAGCGTTTATGAAGCTGTTAAATTTGAAAACCTTGTAATTGAAAAAGAAGCATTAGAAACCCTATTAAACAAGTTGGTGTAA